DNA from Nymphaea colorata isolate Beijing-Zhang1983 chromosome 4, ASM883128v2, whole genome shotgun sequence:
CTAGCTTCTTATATCATTCATTCATagtattttgtctttttacttCATCTAGTTCTTTCTAAATCCCGTTTTCTACTTTAGTTAACTTGAGAAGAGGAGAAatagacgtacctcttatgaagaCCGACAAGTATTTTCCTTTGGTGTGTCTCCTAACATATAATTAGTTTCATGGAGCTTGTATGGAGCATGATAGTTCCCTCCCTcgatcaaaattttggaatcctCCATGGAAACTGCTATAGAGGACTAAGTAATACTGTGGACGTTTCTCGAACAGTTGGTGAATCATTATCAACTGATTTCTTCAGATTTAGAGAattcaaaagacaaaaataataaatcaaCTCAAGCATATGTATGCATTGACGTCTTCCTAAGTTGTTGAACTGTGTAACTGTAATATTATTGAGCAGATTtgcactgatatgcttgtgatGCTTATGAATTAATGCAAGGATCACCCTGACTTAGACTGGATTTGGGACGAAGTTAAACTAATGTGTTGATAATTTTTGGTTCACAATCTTTTCGGGACAACTACTATCAGGTGAGTTCTAGCAGCTAGAGTCGAAGATGATAAGACAAGCGTGGACAAATCCATATTCGATTTAGTTTACGAACTTTGtgctttgaatttttgaacTTGATGCAATAAGTGCCCACAACAGGTTATGAACCTTAGTGTTTTTGACCAAGCCCTGAAATTGAAGTGAGTTGAGAGAACGTTATATTAATGTTTGATTCGCATgtattttaggaaaaaaaccTCAACATTTGAGTCATTATAATTGTGAAGCTGCAGAATGAATCTTATTAGTAATTATATCTGCTGTGGTTTACTGGGTCTTAAAATCGAATTGGCAATTGAATATGTCTTCCATTCACATCTTTATTACTAATTTTACTAAACCTCCAACCTTTTGTAGACTGCCCAAGTCCAGCCTGCCAACCCatgaaaaagaatagaaaaacaaaagaagaacggTGCACCAACTCTTTCTCCATTGTTTTAATCGCATACTGATTGCTGATttctacatatatattttagtgACAATCTCTCCATATAGAGCTTGCTGCTGGACCTCTTTCTCAGATAGTAACGTTTGGACGAGTACCCTCGCCTGCAAAGAGTTTCTTCAAACAAGCCACCCATATCGTCCCAATGGGTTCCTCCGTCTTCCCAGCGCCAACCTGGCAAATGGGCATTATCGCCTCCTTGCTCATTGGGTGTACATGGCAACAGGCGCTGTGAATTAGAGAAAATATCATCTGGGTCTTCTTCACCCAGACAGATCGTTTTGTATGATAAGGGTCGTACAAGACAGAGAATACCGCAGCTACGAGTTCTATTTTCTGATCAAGTTGCTTTCAATAGTCACTAGTTCATTGTTGATCGGcatgtaaagagagagagagtcccaTCCCTGCCCTGTATATGAGGTGCATGCAGCATCAGACCCCTTTTGCCCATTTCATGGTTTCATTCATCGAAACCTCAAATTTTCCCTTTTGTATTATTATCACCATCATTATTACTACATTTGAAGATGCCCGCACAAAGGGCaaatttttcctctttcttttccttttgcgTTTTTTGACAGACAATACCTACATTACAAGGGCATCAATCTTCTGTGCCTAAAGAACCATAAAAATgtgcagaaaataaaaattccgCATGCACCAGTGATCAATAAAACCCACTTGAATGCCTCTGGTTCATCAAATAGTGATATCGAGAAATTCATGCCAAAGATTCCTGCTACTACCCCAAAGATTGCAACAACAAATGTCGCAGTTGTAAGCAGCAATtcaaactgaatcaactgattccGCACATTGTCCTGCATCAGACCAGTAACaatatgaaattattttgtGGTAGTAATACCAAAGGTTGACAAAGGCAAATTAGTATGCTAGCAGTGCCAATCAGATATTGACAACTTGGAATATGAAATTAGTTCTGTCCTCCAATCTAGTAGATAAAGCAACCAGAAGGCACCTCATCGGTTTATTAATTAGCAAAGATGACCTGGCACATCGGGCTACACTATCCACAGGAATGCAATTTTCAAGAATGATGCATGACTATGTTTCTGCGTGAAGGGTAACTGGTGGACCTTTTCTTGCATTCTATACAGCTTTATGCCATCTCAAAAACAAAGGGAGAATAGTGCTAACCAATTGTATATTGATGAAGTCCTCTGTATCATCTATATATTCCTTGAGCTGTAAAGATTAAAGTCATTCAGGAATTTTAGCAAGAACGATGTTAAGGTCAGCcaacatgaaaaggaaagaaatcttGTTTGGGTTGTGTACCGATGTTAGCTTGTTGAGGGTGCTGTCAATGACAACGAAGTAGGCTTCCAGTAACATTTCCAATTCCTCAATGTTTTCCGCGGCACTTTCTGAACTCTTCATGCTCTCGTGTCTACTTCTAGCTATGCTTAAGCTCTTCTCAAGTCTCTGGGTTTCTGTAGGAGAAGAAACAGGGGAAACAGGAGTAGAAACCGACATTCCAGCTCCTATAGAGCTGTAACCGGCTATAGATTGATCACCATCAATAGCAGATTCCACTCGCAGCTTTTTGTCTGTCAGATACATTTCAGCCATGTCACCATCATCATCCATAAGTTGTTCAATCTCATCCCTGACCCGTAAGAAATGAAACTCACAATGAAATAAAAGTGGATGAGAGTATAAGATAAAGTAACAAAAGAAGTACCTTCTGAACCCTCCGGGTCAAAGCAACAAGTCGGCTCTTCAACCGACGCACTCGTTCCAAATTTAAGGTACTTATTTTAGAGGTCACTTCATCCAACAAAGGATATGCCTCTATCTCTAGATCTGCAGCCTTTTTGGGGCCAAAAAAAATTCCCTTATTAAAGAGTTAGCTGTGGAAAATGACCAACAATTATAAAGAGAATGTCTACAGATTCAAACTTGGAGTACAATAATCAAATTAAGGCTTTGGAAAGCTGCCAAATTTCAGTAGAGTGAGAAAATCAATCGAAAATGTCCTAGAAAAAGTGAAATGAATATGAGATGATTTCAGAAAGATATTGAGGGTCAGAACCGCTCAGTTTCTGGATAGTTTAGACTGATCTTGTGACAAACAAATAATCTAACATAGGCTCCTCTTGTTTAGCTAAATTTGTTTGGCCAAGCTACAAGAGGAGGGACCCAACATCTCCATACACAATACATGCATGGAAgctgtagaaacaaaatatgcacgagagtagaagaaagcacacagatgtaacgtggaaaaccctcaacgcgagggaagaaaaaccacgggtgatgAGGTCTGgcgcccactagcctccagacactctttctcttcaaaacttcattaacactaagattagggtttacagagatataagtagtcctaattaggacaaaccggatcgggtaaggatccggacccggacaacaaaacccgtcaacactccccctcaagttgggcgtacatatcaaacatgcccaacttggatacatttctctcaaatggagttacactgaaggccttggttaggatatcagcagtttggtcttcagactttatgtatggtagcgttaattccttagcatcaattctttctctgatgaagtgacggtcaatctccacatgctttgttcgatcatgaagaaccgggttgttagccaagttaattgcagacttattatcacaatacatcctcataggcccttcaatctctattccaatatctgtcaataagatcttcagccataacaattctgataccccagtagccaTAGCcatatattcagcctctgcactcgagcgggaacacacatcttgtctcttgcttctccaaacaactaaattttCCCCAAGTAGACgtagtaccctgaagtagatcttctggtgtcaacacagtctgcccagtctgcatcagaatacccttcaacttcaatagatctttgttgcacatatagaagtcccttcccgggattcttcttcaagtagcacagaattctatctacagccttcaagtgcatatctgtaggtgcatgcatgaactggctcatcacatttacagcaaatgtgatatcagaTCTAGTCaaagtgagataaatcagtttgccaactagacgttgatatctccctttagcttcttcacacaacagttctccatctttgttaccaagtttatgcccagcatctataggagtagaggctggtctgcaccccagttttcctgtctccttcagtagatccagggtatacttcttttgactaagtacaagagttgtacctgatctagcaatttcaataccaaggaaatacttcagcttaccaagatcttttagatcaaattcagtagatagtaaaccctttaatcttgctatctcttccttatcatcacttgtaacaatcatatcatcaacataaaccaatagtagagtaatCAGAAGTCGAtctccttcaaaaattcatatcttcGCATCCAAAGCTTCTAAAATAGTGAAAATTGGTATGAATGAAGCTAAGTACTCGAGGATTAGGCCCAAAGATGTGCCTGATTCTGCCTGAAATAGTCTGTCGTAGGGCTCAGGCAACATCTGGAGTCAGTCACCTTCAAAAATTTGCCAGAATTCAACCGTGgctcggattgagctgaaatttggaccAGTGATAGCTAAGATTTTGATGATGCCCAAAAATTTATCTTCAAAGCAGCAGCCAAAAGGTGAGTCattgaggattgaaatcagcctagTTTCTAATGTCGCTCAGAACTGCGCCGCCTAATTCCGTGAGCCGCTGCCATGATTCCGATCAGTTCCGGTGAGCTATCCAAAACAGCTTGGATTCTCCTCAAACTTCATCAGAATGTTCTCCTCAAATTCAGATCTTGCTCGGATCGTCGGCAATTCACAGATTAACAAAAATTTCTGTCACTACGCCTATATAGAATTCATCCTCTGTTCTTCGTCTTCAATCATCCAATTCCTCAACAGATTTCACTCCGTTGCTCATCGCCATCGCAAGTAATCCACAACAATTAGATACAGAATGCGGCGGAAGAACTGATCTCAACAAGAATTAAAGCCGATCTAAGTCGTTCGTTAGGCGATCCGCCTGAAATCGTGCCCGCCCGATCTCGTCAgcacttcatttcttcttcatatcCTTCGATCTCAGTCAAATCAGATCGATCTATTCCTCTCGTTAGATGAGTTAAACGCAAATCGATCAGAAtgtcagcatcctctccactttTGATCGGGTAACAGGAGATCTCGCGGTAGAATCTCCATAGAGTTAGGATTCTTACCGGCTGAAGATGTTCCTCCAGCTGTCGTGTAGCAGATCTGAGAGGTCGGTGATCGGCGTCCACGCTCCTCCATCGAGCTCACAGTCCTCCGCCCTGTCCTCTAGATGTCCTGGTGATGGAAGACATGTACACCTTGGTCGATCCGTCGCCTGCATTTCCGGTAGAGTTCCTAGTTCCTCTGCTCTGGTTCTGCAGTCGTTCTTCTTTTCCAGTGAGGTTCCCTCCGCTGGCGAAGCTTTTGGCGCCACACCTAAGCAGCTCAAACACTCCACGCGGGAGAGAAAAGGGTTCTtttcattgattcaatttcaaaagatATAATCTTTGGCGCAGTCTCCAGTTTATATACTACTGGGCTGTCTCGAGTGCCACCCGCTGTCTCGGACTGAGATAAGTACAAAACCTGTAATGActcaacaaaatagaaaacactGACAATTACtcggtctgggcttgaacccagccgcGACGTGCTCAGGTTAGCCTAAGCTCTTGCTAGCTAAACCTGATCCTGACGCACACTGTGTTGAGCCGAGTCCGACTCAGCTCCTTTCAGCTAACGCAGTCTTCTTCAGTCTGAACTGTCCATCTCTGATCTTCGTCCCTAATCTGCTGGCTGCTGGCCCATTGTGTGCTTATCCCTCGGCGTCGTCGGCTATACGTACGCATAATACCCCTACTCTGTGATAGCCCCTATGCTTCTGTCCGTGTTCCCATTGGGTGTGCAACAACTCCACCATCCTCGAACtaagcttgtccccaagctcatACATGAGAAAAACGTTGTACTAATTCCTCTAATACTTCCCATGGAGTTCCTCTGTCCTGCCCCTCCCATTCCACCAGCACCTCTGATCTTTGTTGGCCTCCATGCTCCACCTATCTATCGCGTAATATTCGTTGGGGAACTGGTTGCTGCCCTGTCATGTCCTTAATTTGATTCGGTAAGTCTCCATAATGCGGTTTCAGTCTTGACACATGGAAGACTGGTGTACCATTGCCTCAGCCGGTAAGGCTAGCATATATGCAGCTTTCCCAATCCGTTGGATTACCTTGAAGGGTCCATAGTATTTTGGTAACAATTTTAAATAGGGCTGACCCATGAGTGAACGTTGCCTCATAGCCAATCTTTTTAGCCAAACATAGTCGCCGACTGAAAATTCTCTATCTTTCCGACCCTTATTGTAGACTTGACTCATTCGGTCTTGAGCTTTAGCCATGTTCTTCCGAAGAGAGTCCACAATTTCATTTCGGTTGCGTAATTCACAGTCAATCATATCATCACTCGTCGTGCCTTCCTCATAGTGTGGTATGGAAGGAGGTGGATACCCATAGAGAACCTCATATAGACTGATCCCAATAGTAGAGTGAGTGCTGGAATTGTAGGACCATTCAGCCCAAGCAAGAGGTCTAACCCAAGTCGTTGGTCTTTCTCCCATGAAGCATCGCAAGTATGTTTCCAATGTCCTATTAACAACTTCACTTTGCCCATCCGTTTGAGGATGATGGGTAGTGCTGTAGTGAATCTTCGTTCCAGCCAGCCTCATCAACTCCTtccaaaaattactcaaaaaaATAGAGTCACGATCGCATACTATGGTATGAGGTATACCATGCAATTTTCCCACATAATCTTGATGAACCTTGGCCACTATCGGTCCATTGTAATGACGGGGAAGAGAGGCGAAATGGCTATATTTTGTTAGCCTATCAACCACAACCATAACCACTTCTTTGCCTTCAGCCCTAGGTAGAGTCTCTATAAAGTCCATGGATATATCAACCCATGGCTGTTGCGGAATAGGCAATGGACATAAGTGCCCGGGCGATTTTACATTTTCACTCTTCTCCCTTTGATAAATTTGGCATCACAGAATATAGGCTCGTATCTCAGTCTTCATGCCTTCCCACCAGAATTGGCTTTTGTCTCGTGCTAGAGTATTGGCCACTCCTTCATGCCCAACTGTCACGGTGTCATGAAAGTGTTGTATTAGCTCTCGGGTAAGCTCAGACTGTTTCGGTATGACTGCCTTACCCTTTCGACATAGTATGCTGCCCTTAACCGAATAATGTGGGATAGAATCTGCCTTTTGTTTCAATGTTGCTTTCAGCAATCTAAGATTCTCAACCAAGTCTTGCTCAAGTGCAATCCTTTCCCATAGGTTTGTGCTAATCACGGATAATGTCATCAAGTTTTCTCCCACCCGTGATAGTGAATCGGTTGCGGTATTGTCCAGCCCCTTCTTGTATTCTACTACAAAGTCACACACCATGAGTTTGACAAGGCAACGTTGCTGGATCAGAGTGCTCACTGTTTGGTTCATAAGGTATTTGAGACTGTTATGGTACGTCCGGACCACATGCGGTGAAGGTAATGACTTTAGGCATGGCCAGCTCCCAGTGTGaagggcggtgtgtacaagctatgtcacacagactcttcaaaaaaggggccacACCCATGTTGACACGacgctggtgctggtgcagctGTAACACGCACCCTAACCACATCTTTTTTTGCATTGCACCCCAACCAcatctttttttatgcaaattcaaaatagttttcacttttttttcttctccctgtctctttctttctttgtgtatagtaataaaagtaaaaagaaagtatggattaaactaagaaaaaagctacaattatatatattatgaatacatacatttatacacatatacaccctcgccgcaccctcgcacccaaattttttgggatacgtCGCACCAGCACTCGCACTTGCACCggcaccccgcactcatgtgacatagtgtGCAGGCAAGTCCTCATTCATAATTGGGCGCGGGATAAATGGACATCATAAAACTAATGTCGGGCCTTGCACATTTACTATATGTTAACACTCGCTCAATTAGTCAAGAACTGGTTCCTCccttatgtttctaaacaaatttcttctcaaggattcgttataatttgatttacataactaaaagaaaaaggctttTGATTAAATAACAAAACCATCAGGCTTCAGTCTTATGCAGAGTACATCGCTAGCCTAAACCAAAGGTTGACACACAATGGCAagataatattgttgaaacgtGTTAGATGGTTCTCGGGACTGGGTcaggatccatacccgatccatcgtgtagcccttgttgggccttacttaaggattgtaaccctaatcttgagagagttaatgaaatcttgagagagagagtctggttgctagtgggcaccagttcctcctcatctgtggttttttctctcttgtggGTTTTTCCACGGTACATCGTGTTCatcatattattttttcctatatttcgtgtttctacatggtattagagccgacgagtttgggaaattttttggggttgtgaagttccaaccctaaccTCTCTATCACTCACTACTgttgccgctgctgctgctgctgccgccgccgccgggCTGGTATGTAGTCGAGGCAGTGTCTTCCTCGTCGACTGACAACGCTGATCAAACTGAAATCGGGGCTTATAGAACTGAAAATGTTCCCGTTCAGGTCACTACTATTTGCCTTACCGAGGAGAACTACCTCTCATGGTCGgccgctatgactatggggattgctgccCGCGGTCGGATTGCCTATATCAATGGAAGGAAACCTGAACCGGCGGAGACAAGTGGTGTGtgggacacttggtttcttgaggataatcaagtaaaaacttggattgtcaactctgtttCCGCTGATATCCAACCCCTTAttcttcggaagaagactgctagagacatgtgggtgattTTAGAGAacatgtatggccaaaagaaaaaggctatCCGGACTTACCAACAAATGAAGACTGTGTATGAGCTTCGGCAAGGGAACTTATATGTAGCAGattactatggggctttgaaagccaagtgggaggatcttgactattattttgatgttacttgaatgatgagtttgaaggtgttagaaggCAGATATTGAATTCATGAGAAGTGTcgagtattgaagatgtgtattctcgtgttgaagctgaagaacaaaGAAGGCTGGTTACTACTGGGGGAAAGAGGGATCTCATGTCATATAATGAGAGATCTGCTCTTGTTAGTCATGGTCCTCGAGGCACTACTAGATCTCTTTGTAGATGTACTCtctgcaagaagactggtcatactgtggatttctgttgggatcttcatccagaaaaaaGGGTAACAAAGGGAGGTTTTCTAATGGGAAGTCGACTATGTCTGAGGAAACAAAATCTAGTTGAGGAAaggtctccatttctgctgaacgGCTTCATGAATTGAGGGTTTATCTGGGTCGGATCGATGTCAATCAGGTTGAGGCATCAAATGAGACAAatgctaatcatgctcttgccattgtaggggataaaggtaactcttgtgtgggagaatggattgtggacagtggtgctactcaccacagGACGGGTAAccctaaattgtttcatgagtataagctgTCTTTTGGAAGGGAACGAGTATCTCTCGCAGATGTTCCTCTACCTTTGTGGCAGGAGAAGGgagtctgtccttgttggacaagtTTCATGTGCGaggagcattacatgtccctcaacttcccttaaatctcttgtcagttagtaaacttactaaagagatgaattttgaactcattttttctgcaaatcgttgtgttttgcaggacttggcgACAggaaagaggattgggattggtttggtgtccgATAGCTTATATCGTCTTTCTATACACGTGGCCATGGCTATTATGACAGTGATAAGCAAGACAAAAAAGCGAAGAAAAGATTGTCTTTAGTCCGtcttgtattggcatgaacgccttggggCATTTTGAAATAGTTGTTTCCCGAATTGTGTTCCACTCTAAActtgtctttgatttcttgtgatgtatgtcagtttgccaaacatgtgagggctttgtaccctatttctactagttgtgttaatgaagctttttccttggtttactcggatgtgtgggggccttcggaaattcatacccgtcaaggttttcaatattttataacttttattgatgacttctctcggATCACCTTTGTGTACTTATTAGAAGATCGCAGTGAGGTAcctcatatcatagagaccttcattctaCTTGTGCAAACTCAAAATGATGGAACTGTTAAAACCTTCCGATCAGATAGtgcccgtgagtatatgtgtcagtgagttgaggatttccttcgaaaagggggattgttcatgagacgtcctatAATTATACTCCCCCACAAAACGGGGTGGCTGAGAGGAAGAATTGCCAGctccttaatgtcaccagagcccttttgtttcagaggaatcttcccaaacactattggggtgatgcagctCTTACTAATGCGTATCTCATCAACCGCATGCTCAGTCATGTGctgaatggtcggactccccATTCTTTATTTCCGGGAAGTCGTCAACCTTTTCTCCTCCCCCCTCGTGTttttggctgtgtgtgttttattcatgatcacagtcccAATGTTAggaaacttgatccccggtctatcaagggtgtgtttgttgggtattcaCCTACTCAAAAAATGTATAGGTGTCTTGATCCTACCGTTGGTCGAGTTTATCTTacaagggatgttaccttcttggaacatgcctcttaattttgtgagaatcctcttcagggggagaagtctgtggttagggaagagtattcttagAGTCAGGAGATTcaatttatagattttttggattacaagaaagaagaacct
Protein-coding regions in this window:
- the LOC116253157 gene encoding magnesium transporter MRS2-B-like — encoded protein: MDFIETLPRAEGKEVVMVVVDRLTKYSHFASLPRHYNGPIVAKVHQDYVGKLHGIPHTIVCDRDSIFLSNFWKELMRLAGTKIHYSTTHHPQTDGQSEVVNRTLETYLRCFMGERPTTWVRPLAWAEWSYNSSTHSTIGISLYEVLYGYPPPSIPHYEEGTTSDDMIDCELRNRNEIVDSLRKNMAKAQDRMSQVYNKGRKDREFSVGDYVWLKRLAMRQRSLMGQPYLKLLPKYYGPFKAADLEIEAYPLLDEVTSKISTLNLERVRRLKSRLVALTRRVQKFHFLRVRDEIEQLMDDDGDMAEMYLTDKKLRVESAIDGDQSIAGYSSIGAGMSVSTPVSPVSSPTETQRLEKSLSIARSRHESMKSSESAAENIEELEMLLEAYFVVIDSTLNKLTSLKEYIDDTEDFINIQLDNVRNQLIQFELLLTTATFVVAIFGVVAGIFGMNFSISLFDEPEAFKWVLLITGACGIFIFCTFLWFFRHRRLMPL